In a single window of the Melioribacteraceae bacterium genome:
- a CDS encoding T9SS type A sorting domain-containing protein — protein MKKLFTFFLFVVISTFALAQPTTPDPANAAVGVGVIHDFSWTWGASTANRIRFSTSSTMASPTVYTINPAANTYTNTTPLLNGVTYYWQVSEDGGTIWAPAVPFSFTTVPPAVPYLSSPANLSVVSAELLTFSWSTGVSGIEYILEVAEDAGMTTLVALATTTTADTYVTLNTSIFNQGTSYWWRVTSKVAGVGGAIINYSNVWRFDMAGLPTAIASYPTGGVSIYNNPPSLYWYQLSYNTKVTSYNVRYRKAGNAYTVALGNTDAEEGYFNTASTNWFTTIPFALTPGATYYWQVVPVAGVTEGLTWSSEQSFVVYGTYTFLVCYPIYPVLGASVQAEPTFYWTTNTYAPVLFFELEIDDDPLFGSINLTVSDIAAASYTLTSGNVTTLNPTLGGTYYWRVKGRMTSTGLYGPVSTAGSFIYPSTVNAAATAPVPTISGPTSGSVIFVTNPTLTWSASYTEPIQYQVLYSTSPALTAGKLSSPVVNEAVAPWLNTTSFVLTGLTPGATYYWQVRSRITTVGVGSESAWSTLGYFTLSPGAASVVPLAGSPINGYPINNTSATISWIIPAPSTSKLTYDLEYSTDKNFTTSQKLTGLTGTSVTLQGLEKNKDYFWRVASKTEKGEISSFSAPTAFSTGSVVSVEETVIPNTFELMQNYPNPFNPSTQIKFTTPVNGFVTLKIYDLLGKEIKTLINSEYSAGSHSIQWNGDDNMGNKVSTGIYVYRMTTGNFASSKKMLLIK, from the coding sequence ATGAAAAAGTTATTTACTTTTTTTCTCTTCGTTGTTATTTCTACTTTTGCTTTAGCTCAACCTACCACACCAGATCCTGCTAACGCAGCCGTTGGTGTTGGAGTGATTCATGATTTTTCATGGACTTGGGGTGCTTCAACTGCAAATAGAATTCGATTTTCTACAAGCAGTACTATGGCCAGTCCAACAGTTTACACTATTAATCCTGCCGCTAACACTTATACTAATACTACACCACTTCTCAATGGTGTAACATATTATTGGCAGGTTAGTGAAGATGGTGGTACTATATGGGCGCCCGCAGTTCCATTTAGTTTTACAACAGTACCTCCCGCTGTACCATATTTGAGTAGTCCCGCAAACTTATCTGTAGTCTCAGCTGAACTCCTAACTTTCTCATGGTCAACAGGAGTGTCAGGAATTGAGTATATTCTTGAGGTTGCAGAAGATGCAGGTATGACTACATTGGTAGCCCTAGCAACTACAACCACAGCTGACACATATGTAACTCTGAATACTTCAATATTCAACCAAGGTACTTCATATTGGTGGAGAGTTACATCAAAGGTTGCTGGAGTTGGTGGTGCTATAATTAATTATTCCAATGTTTGGAGATTTGATATGGCCGGATTGCCAACCGCAATTGCTTCTTATCCGACAGGTGGAGTAAGCATTTATAATAATCCACCAAGCTTATATTGGTACCAACTATCATACAATACTAAAGTTACAAGTTACAATGTACGTTATAGAAAAGCTGGTAACGCATATACAGTTGCGCTTGGGAATACAGACGCGGAAGAAGGTTATTTTAATACGGCTTCAACAAATTGGTTTACAACAATTCCTTTTGCATTAACACCGGGTGCTACTTATTATTGGCAAGTTGTCCCAGTTGCTGGGGTAACTGAAGGGCTTACCTGGTCATCAGAACAAAGTTTTGTTGTATATGGTACATATACATTTTTAGTTTGTTATCCAATCTACCCGGTACTTGGCGCATCAGTTCAAGCCGAACCAACATTCTACTGGACAACAAACACTTATGCACCGGTATTATTCTTTGAATTGGAAATTGATGATGATCCATTGTTTGGTTCGATTAATTTAACTGTTTCTGATATTGCTGCAGCTTCATATACTTTAACCTCGGGTAACGTTACAACGTTAAACCCAACATTAGGCGGAACATATTATTGGAGAGTTAAAGGAAGAATGACTTCCACCGGTTTATATGGACCAGTTTCAACAGCAGGAAGTTTTATATATCCTTCGACCGTGAACGCCGCCGCCACAGCACCAGTACCAACTATATCCGGCCCAACATCAGGTTCAGTTATTTTTGTTACAAACCCAACATTGACCTGGTCAGCTTCTTACACAGAACCAATTCAGTATCAAGTACTTTATTCAACTAGTCCCGCTCTAACAGCTGGAAAGTTATCTTCACCAGTTGTAAATGAAGCAGTAGCACCATGGTTAAACACAACATCATTTGTTCTAACCGGTCTTACACCAGGCGCAACATATTACTGGCAGGTTCGTTCAAGAATAACTACTGTTGGCGTAGGTTCAGAATCAGCATGGTCAACACTCGGATATTTCACATTATCACCCGGCGCGGCAAGTGTGGTTCCATTAGCAGGAAGTCCAATAAATGGTTACCCAATAAACAATACATCGGCAACTATTTCATGGATTATCCCAGCGCCAAGTACAAGCAAGTTAACTTATGATTTAGAATATTCAACTGATAAAAATTTCACTACATCACAAAAATTAACCGGATTGACCGGTACAAGCGTAACATTACAAGGATTAGAAAAAAATAAAGATTATTTCTGGAGAGTTGCATCAAAAACAGAAAAGGGAGAAATATCAAGCTTTTCAGCACCAACAGCATTTAGTACAGGCAGTGTAGTTAGTGTTGAAGAAACTGTAATCCCCAATACATTTGAATTGATGCAGAATTATCCAAATCCATTTAATCCAAGTACACAAATAAAATTTACAACACCAGTAAATGGATTTGTAACCTTAAAGATATACGATCTACTTGGCAAAGAAATAAAAACATTAATTAACAGCGAGTACTCAGCTGGAAGTCATTCAATACAATGGAACGGTGATGATAATATGGGCAATAAAGTATCAACCGGAATTTATGTATATAGAATGACAACAGGCAATTTTGCCAGCTCAAAGAAAATGCTATTAATTAAATAA
- a CDS encoding sodium-dependent transporter, with protein sequence MQVKREQWGSKIGFILAAAGSAVGLGNIWRFPYLAGENGGAAFIFVYILCVVAIGIPVLIAEILIGRTTQKNPVGSFKSLTNNKFWHSIGGMGVFAGFIILSFYAVVAGWTVGYIIEAFRGTLSTDINSTIANNHFEALTQNPVWDISMLALIMLFTMGIVYFGVQKGIELGGKIMMPLLFILLIGLMIRGLTLDTELKGLNYLFNPDFSKITTKVVLAALGQAFFSMSLGMGAMMTYGSYMSKKDNIPVSSVWIAFLDTAVAIVAGICIFSIVFATGQSPDVGPSLIFQTLPVVFTKMTGGYWFSILFFIALALAALTSTVSLLEVVTAYFVDEKGWKRQNAVLVFGTLAFILGIPSALSFNALADFKILGLTFFSVTEFLSSNLMLPVGGFFISIFVGWLWGLDKVKEFIRFGSETLFDKLKWFFPFWVFILKYLAPILILIVLLSSIGLI encoded by the coding sequence ATGCAGGTTAAACGAGAACAATGGGGGAGCAAAATTGGATTTATTCTTGCTGCGGCAGGATCGGCTGTTGGGCTTGGAAATATTTGGCGATTCCCCTATTTAGCCGGAGAAAATGGAGGAGCCGCTTTCATTTTTGTTTATATACTTTGTGTGGTGGCTATTGGCATACCTGTTTTAATTGCAGAAATATTGATTGGAAGAACAACTCAAAAAAATCCCGTTGGCTCATTTAAATCATTAACCAATAATAAATTTTGGCATTCAATTGGAGGAATGGGGGTATTTGCCGGGTTTATAATTTTGTCATTTTACGCTGTGGTTGCAGGATGGACGGTAGGCTATATAATAGAAGCATTTCGTGGTACCCTTTCTACAGATATTAATTCAACAATAGCTAATAATCATTTTGAAGCATTGACCCAAAATCCCGTTTGGGATATTTCCATGCTTGCATTGATTATGCTATTCACCATGGGAATAGTGTATTTCGGTGTTCAAAAAGGTATTGAACTTGGCGGTAAAATTATGATGCCTCTTCTTTTCATATTGTTAATTGGATTAATGATAAGAGGTTTAACACTCGACACAGAATTAAAAGGACTCAATTATTTATTTAATCCCGACTTCAGTAAAATTACAACTAAAGTGGTTTTAGCGGCTCTTGGACAAGCTTTCTTCTCTATGAGTCTGGGAATGGGCGCAATGATGACATATGGCAGTTATATGTCGAAGAAAGATAATATTCCGGTATCATCGGTTTGGATTGCATTTCTCGATACAGCGGTTGCCATTGTAGCAGGTATTTGTATTTTCAGTATTGTATTTGCTACGGGACAAAGCCCTGATGTAGGTCCAAGTTTAATTTTCCAAACTCTTCCAGTGGTATTTACTAAAATGACGGGAGGATATTGGTTCTCGATATTATTTTTTATCGCACTTGCGCTTGCCGCATTAACCTCTACTGTCTCTCTCCTCGAAGTTGTAACAGCATATTTTGTTGATGAAAAAGGATGGAAGCGTCAAAATGCAGTGCTCGTATTTGGAACATTAGCTTTTATTCTAGGAATTCCAAGCGCGCTCTCATTTAACGCGTTAGCTGATTTTAAAATTTTAGGATTAACATTTTTTAGCGTCACCGAATTTTTATCATCTAATTTGATGCTGCCTGTAGGAGGATTTTTTATTTCAATTTTTGTCGGTTGGTTATGGGGGTTGGATAAAGTAAAAGAGTTTATCCGATTCGGTTCGGAAACATTATTTGATAAATTAAAATGGTTCTTCCCTTTCTGGGTATTTATTTTGAAATATTTAGCACCAATACTAATTTTAATTGTTTTACTTAGTTCAATCGGACTAATCTAA